The Candidatus Binatia bacterium genome has a window encoding:
- a CDS encoding ABC transporter ATP-binding protein — protein MMSRLWPYLRRYWHRYLAGAVTLLLTATLAMAIPYLLKRGVDAAAAGQGRLVVGFALAVVAVAIVQAAVRTASRVLIFNAGRDVEYDLRNALFAQLLRLPPAYYRQSPTGDVMSRLVNDVTAVRMVLGPGILNLINTPLYYAYGLAIMCHLDVRLTALALAPYPLLLVAVKFLSRRLMEGTLRVQEGLAGLATLVQENVSGAHVVRAHAAEAAELARFRAANEAFQASSVQLARVRGQLFPLMRLAAGTGSLVVLWYGGHLVIRQQLTVGDLVAFLGYLNLLAWPTMALGWILSVFQRGRAAMQRLEEILARQAEVAEPPDPIRVEKVVGEVEFRDVVFAYPGRERTPALSHVSLHIPAHSVVAVVGRTGAGKSTLAALLPRLWDPSAGRVRLDGHDLRHWPLERLRKAVCVVPQDPFLFSATLRENIAFGAADATEDEILRAVHLAGLEADVERLPAGLDTLVGERGVLLSGGQKQRVTLARALLRPAPVMVLDDPLSSVDAETEHRILGRVLPVLRGCTTILISHRISTVRHADWIVLLERGRVVDVGRHEELLQRSRLYAALFRQQELEEEIAAL, from the coding sequence ATGATGAGCCGCTTGTGGCCGTATTTGCGCCGGTACTGGCACCGTTACCTGGCCGGAGCGGTGACGCTGCTGCTTACGGCGACGCTGGCCATGGCCATTCCTTATCTGCTCAAGCGAGGGGTGGACGCGGCCGCAGCCGGCCAAGGGCGATTGGTGGTTGGTTTCGCGCTGGCTGTGGTGGCGGTGGCGATCGTGCAGGCTGCCGTTCGGACCGCCTCCCGGGTTCTCATCTTCAACGCGGGTCGCGATGTCGAGTACGACTTGCGCAACGCCTTGTTCGCTCAATTGTTGCGGCTCCCCCCGGCGTACTACCGGCAGAGCCCCACCGGCGACGTGATGTCCCGATTGGTGAACGACGTTACCGCCGTTCGCATGGTGTTGGGCCCGGGAATTCTCAACTTGATCAACACACCCCTGTACTACGCCTACGGCCTAGCCATCATGTGTCATCTCGACGTACGGTTGACCGCTCTGGCGCTGGCGCCGTATCCGCTACTGCTCGTGGCGGTCAAGTTTCTCAGTCGGCGCCTGATGGAAGGCACTTTGCGCGTTCAAGAGGGATTGGCTGGGTTGGCCACCCTGGTGCAAGAGAACGTCAGCGGTGCCCACGTCGTGCGGGCACACGCGGCCGAGGCGGCGGAACTCGCGCGCTTTCGCGCGGCGAACGAGGCCTTTCAGGCATCCAGTGTTCAGCTTGCCCGCGTTCGCGGGCAATTGTTCCCGTTGATGCGATTGGCAGCCGGTACGGGCTCGCTGGTGGTGCTCTGGTATGGCGGTCACTTGGTCATTCGGCAACAGCTCACCGTCGGCGATTTGGTCGCTTTTCTCGGTTACCTGAACTTGCTGGCATGGCCGACGATGGCTCTGGGGTGGATTTTGTCGGTCTTCCAGCGAGGCCGGGCGGCGATGCAACGACTCGAAGAGATCCTCGCGCGGCAAGCGGAAGTTGCCGAGCCGCCGGATCCGATTCGGGTCGAGAAAGTTGTGGGCGAGGTGGAATTTCGCGACGTTGTGTTTGCATATCCGGGACGCGAACGGACTCCGGCGCTCTCGCACGTGTCCTTGCATATCCCGGCCCACTCTGTGGTTGCCGTTGTCGGTCGTACGGGCGCGGGGAAGAGCACCCTGGCGGCGTTGTTGCCCCGCCTTTGGGACCCGTCTGCTGGCCGGGTCCGTTTGGACGGTCACGACCTGCGCCACTGGCCTCTGGAACGTTTGCGCAAGGCCGTGTGTGTGGTTCCGCAAGACCCCTTCTTGTTCTCTGCGACCTTGCGGGAGAACATCGCCTTTGGCGCTGCGGATGCAACGGAAGACGAGATTTTACGTGCCGTGCATTTGGCCGGCCTGGAAGCCGACGTCGAGCGCCTGCCTGCTGGTTTGGACACGCTTGTCGGTGAACGGGGTGTGCTGCTTTCCGGGGGGCAAAAACAACGCGTCACTCTCGCCAGAGCCTTGCTGCGCCCGGCGCCGGTGATGGTGCTGGATGACCCGCTTTCGAGTGTGGATGCTGAGACGGAGCATCGCATCTTAGGCCGCGTCCTGCCCGTGCTGCGCGGCTGTACCACCATTTTGATTTCGCATCGAATCTCTACGGTGCGCCACGCGGATTGGATCGTACTGCTGGAGCGCGGCCGTGTCGTGGATGTCGGGCGGCACGAGGAGCTGTTGCAGCGTTCGCGCCTGTATGCCGCGTTGTTTCGCCAGCAAGAACTCGAAGAAGAGATTGCAGCATTATGA
- a CDS encoding xenobiotic ABC transporter ATP-binding protein, producing the protein MKSVQRPARTEAAQGFDAQRDEAGYDVRLLGHLWSFIRPHRWWFWAAMLTLPLATVCSLLQPYLLKLSIDRYVSAGLEAGLVRMGFIYLAALLAEAAFLYLEYYCTMVMAQRSLGDLRLRLFDHLQSLEIGYFERTPVGRVVTRLTTDIDVIQEMFAAGAMTLLTDLLTLLGIVAILVWIDWRLALVSLAVVPIMVAIVDFFRVRARESYRTIRERVARLNAYLQEAVTGMSVIQLFAQEARAGREFDARNRAHRDAYHRANIYEATLFSLVEAVGSISFAAIVWYGGGEVIRGALAFGTLVAFIEYVQRFFAPIRDFSSKYAVLQSAMAAAERVFDLLETRSVQAKIEHPVYPRTRTGRVEFRDVWFAYRDEEWVLRQVSFAVRPGERVAVVGPTGSGKTTLVKLLQRFYDPQKGFVLVEGVDTRQWDLHALRKHVGVVGQDVFLFSGTVAENIALGRPDLSRTDVERIARAVHADSFVSRLPRGFDEPVGERGANLSAGERQLLAYARALAQNPQILVLDEATSAIDPQTEALLEDAVETLVRGRTVIVIAHRLATVERADRIVVLQRGEIREEGTHAELLRQGGLYARLYELQRTAALLDFSQAEGEWERTAAS; encoded by the coding sequence ATGAAATCCGTGCAGCGGCCGGCACGAACGGAAGCAGCGCAAGGCTTCGACGCGCAGCGAGACGAGGCGGGCTACGACGTTCGTTTGCTCGGACATTTGTGGTCCTTCATCCGCCCCCACCGGTGGTGGTTTTGGGCAGCCATGCTCACCTTGCCGTTGGCGACGGTGTGCTCGCTGTTGCAACCGTATTTGCTCAAGTTGAGCATCGACCGATACGTCTCGGCTGGGCTCGAAGCAGGGCTGGTTCGGATGGGCTTCATCTACCTCGCCGCTCTACTGGCAGAAGCCGCGTTCCTATACCTGGAATACTATTGCACCATGGTGATGGCGCAAAGAAGCCTCGGGGATTTGCGCTTGCGTCTGTTCGACCACCTTCAGTCTCTGGAAATTGGTTACTTCGAGCGCACCCCGGTCGGACGAGTGGTGACACGGCTGACCACGGACATTGACGTGATTCAGGAAATGTTTGCGGCGGGCGCGATGACGCTGTTGACCGACCTGTTAACCTTGCTCGGCATCGTGGCCATCTTGGTTTGGATTGACTGGCGGCTGGCATTGGTGAGTCTTGCCGTCGTACCGATCATGGTGGCGATCGTGGACTTCTTCCGCGTCCGCGCTCGTGAAAGCTACCGGACCATTCGCGAACGCGTCGCACGCTTGAACGCGTATCTGCAGGAAGCCGTGACCGGTATGTCTGTCATCCAGTTGTTTGCGCAAGAAGCCCGAGCGGGCCGCGAGTTCGATGCGCGGAATCGAGCGCATCGGGATGCGTACCACCGTGCGAACATTTACGAAGCCACGCTGTTTTCTCTCGTCGAGGCGGTCGGCAGCATCTCGTTTGCCGCGATCGTGTGGTACGGCGGGGGCGAGGTCATCCGCGGCGCGTTGGCCTTCGGGACCTTGGTGGCCTTCATCGAATACGTCCAACGCTTTTTCGCTCCGATCCGCGATTTTTCGAGTAAGTATGCGGTATTGCAGTCTGCCATGGCGGCTGCGGAACGGGTTTTTGACTTGTTGGAAACTCGCAGCGTGCAGGCCAAGATCGAGCACCCCGTGTACCCGCGCACGCGAACCGGGCGTGTGGAGTTCCGGGATGTCTGGTTTGCGTACCGCGACGAAGAGTGGGTATTGCGCCAGGTCTCGTTTGCGGTGCGCCCCGGGGAGCGCGTGGCCGTGGTGGGACCGACCGGTTCCGGTAAGACTACGCTCGTCAAGCTGTTGCAACGCTTTTACGACCCGCAGAAGGGGTTTGTCCTGGTGGAAGGAGTGGATACCCGGCAGTGGGATTTGCACGCGCTGCGCAAGCACGTGGGCGTGGTGGGACAAGACGTGTTTTTGTTCTCGGGCACGGTGGCGGAAAACATCGCTTTAGGGCGGCCGGATTTATCGCGCACGGACGTCGAGCGGATCGCCCGCGCCGTGCATGCCGACAGCTTTGTCAGCCGTTTACCCAGAGGTTTCGACGAGCCGGTTGGCGAACGCGGTGCCAACCTGTCTGCAGGCGAACGCCAACTCTTGGCGTATGCCCGAGCGCTGGCGCAAAATCCGCAGATCCTCGTGTTGGACGAGGCAACGTCCGCGATCGATCCACAAACGGAAGCGCTCCTCGAAGATGCCGTGGAAACCTTGGTACGCGGGCGCACGGTGATCGTGATTGCCCATCGTCTGGCGACGGTCGAACGAGCGGACCGCATTGTGGTGCTCCAGCGCGGTGAAATCCGGGAAGAAGGGACGCACGCAGAACTGCTCCGCCAAGGAGGTTTGTACGCACGATTGTACGAATTGCAGCGTACCGCGGCACTTTTGGATTTCTCTCAGGCGGAAGGCGAGTGGGAGCGCACGGCTGCGTCTTGA
- a CDS encoding ABC transporter, whose translation MANPFCGTAGTIRLHEPAALRTIDCMIELVGLTKYFDNLAAVQNLHLRVDAGEVFACLGPNGAGKTTTIKMMMGLLQPSAGSIRLGGYDLATEPEAAKRLCGFVPDRPFLYDKLTGAEFLDFVAGLYAVERDQIPRRRQQLLEQFDLAGWMGELIESYSHGMKQRLALAAALIHDPEILVLDEPMVGLDPRGALLLKRLVRDRAARGATVFLSTHSLDVAEEVADRIAIIDRGELIAVGTLDELHRLAGTPAGASLEAIFLRLTTFDDAGPAPLRAQA comes from the coding sequence GTGGCCAATCCCTTTTGCGGTACGGCCGGTACAATCCGCTTGCATGAACCAGCCGCTTTGCGCACGATCGATTGCATGATCGAGCTTGTCGGTCTGACCAAGTACTTCGATAACCTCGCAGCCGTGCAAAATTTGCACTTGCGTGTCGATGCGGGAGAAGTTTTCGCTTGCTTGGGCCCCAACGGCGCCGGGAAGACGACGACCATCAAGATGATGATGGGGTTGTTGCAGCCTTCAGCCGGCAGCATTCGGTTAGGCGGCTACGACCTCGCCACCGAGCCCGAGGCGGCCAAACGGCTGTGTGGATTCGTTCCCGATCGCCCCTTCCTGTACGACAAACTCACCGGCGCAGAATTCCTCGACTTCGTGGCCGGCCTCTACGCGGTAGAGCGCGACCAAATCCCGCGGCGGCGCCAGCAACTGTTGGAGCAATTCGACCTAGCGGGATGGATGGGCGAGCTCATCGAGAGCTACTCCCACGGCATGAAACAGCGCCTGGCCTTGGCAGCCGCGTTGATCCATGACCCAGAGATTCTCGTTCTGGACGAGCCGATGGTCGGGCTCGACCCGCGGGGAGCGCTGTTGCTGAAACGGCTCGTCCGCGACCGAGCTGCGCGTGGCGCCACGGTGTTCCTTTCCACCCACAGCTTGGACGTGGCAGAGGAAGTGGCGGATCGCATTGCCATCATCGATCGGGGAGAGCTGATTGCCGTTGGAACCCTCGACGAGCTGCACCGGCTGGCGGGGACGCCAGCCGGTGCGAGCCTCGAAGCAATCTTTCTGCGCCTGACCACGTTCGACGACGCCGGCCCCGCGCCTCTACGAGCGCAAGCATGA
- a CDS encoding membrane protein: protein MLAVRRVFLGGLAAVYLAAFVSLAAQLHWLVGSQGLLPAEPWLAGIRGQVRFWQVPTVFWLHGSDRTLHLAAAAGAAASLALLWGVFPKALLLFVWAIYLSFVSVGRTFFAFQWDNLLLETTVLAAFVAPWSRQGFGEPPPAAGVFLLQWLLVRLHVESGLAKILSGDPSWRDLTALATYYETAPLPTPLAWFAHQLPLFFHKAAAVVTLVAEIMVPWGIWGPRWLRRAAVSALALLQLLILATANYGFFNYLTLLLCLWGLDDQDLFSLARPWALSRTAPHPVSRHENRWGDRLFWVFAILWVPFSVVPFFGFLPATRQSLVEFREAVAPWRVVNAYHLFASMTYDRYEAVIEGSDDARDWHEYEFRYKPGDVFRAPPWVAPHQPRVDFQMWFLLLRGRAPRDPYFHTLLFRLLTDPTRVAPLFARNPFGQRPPRWLRVVVYRYRFTDWSRGWESHAWWERERMSVLGPISREMFLR from the coding sequence ATGCTCGCCGTGCGTAGAGTGTTCCTCGGGGGTTTAGCAGCCGTATACTTAGCGGCGTTCGTGTCGCTTGCGGCGCAGCTCCACTGGCTCGTCGGTTCGCAAGGCCTGCTGCCTGCCGAGCCGTGGCTTGCCGGAATCCGCGGACAGGTAAGGTTTTGGCAGGTCCCCACCGTCTTTTGGCTTCATGGATCCGATCGAACCTTGCATTTGGCGGCCGCGGCCGGGGCGGCGGCCTCGTTGGCCTTGTTGTGGGGAGTATTTCCGAAGGCTCTGCTCCTGTTCGTTTGGGCCATCTACCTTTCTTTCGTTTCCGTTGGGCGGACCTTCTTTGCCTTTCAATGGGACAACTTGTTGCTCGAGACCACCGTGCTCGCGGCTTTCGTAGCCCCGTGGAGTCGGCAAGGATTCGGCGAGCCTCCCCCGGCAGCGGGTGTGTTTTTGCTCCAGTGGCTACTCGTGCGCCTGCATGTGGAGTCGGGCCTGGCAAAAATCCTCTCCGGCGATCCAAGCTGGCGCGATCTCACAGCGCTCGCCACCTACTACGAAACTGCGCCGCTACCCACTCCTCTGGCTTGGTTCGCTCACCAGTTGCCGTTGTTTTTTCACAAGGCCGCGGCTGTGGTCACGCTTGTTGCGGAGATCATGGTCCCGTGGGGAATTTGGGGGCCCCGTTGGCTGCGGCGGGCGGCGGTCAGCGCCCTGGCACTCCTGCAACTGTTGATTTTGGCCACGGCCAACTATGGCTTTTTTAACTATTTGACGCTTTTGCTGTGTCTGTGGGGCTTGGACGACCAGGATCTGTTCTCGCTGGCAAGGCCTTGGGCCCTTTCCCGTACCGCGCCCCATCCAGTGTCGCGCCATGAGAACCGCTGGGGGGACCGTTTGTTCTGGGTATTCGCGATACTGTGGGTTCCCTTTTCCGTGGTCCCCTTTTTTGGGTTCCTGCCGGCAACGAGGCAGAGCCTCGTGGAGTTTCGCGAGGCGGTGGCGCCGTGGAGGGTGGTGAACGCGTACCATTTGTTCGCTTCGATGACCTATGACCGGTACGAGGCCGTGATCGAGGGTTCGGACGACGCACGCGACTGGCACGAGTATGAATTTCGTTACAAGCCCGGAGATGTTTTTCGAGCTCCTCCCTGGGTTGCTCCTCACCAGCCCCGTGTGGACTTCCAGATGTGGTTTCTGCTGCTCCGGGGGCGCGCTCCGCGAGACCCCTACTTCCACACGCTTCTGTTCCGGTTGCTCACGGACCCGACGCGGGTCGCCCCGCTGTTTGCCCGCAATCCGTTCGGTCAGCGTCCGCCTCGGTGGCTCCGAGTGGTGGTGTATCGCTATCGCTTCACGGATTGGAGTCGCGGCTGGGAAAGTCACGCTTGGTGGGAACGGGAGCGAATGAGTGTTTTAGGGCCCATCAGTCGCGAGATGTTTCTGCGCTGA
- a CDS encoding putative monooxygenase, which yields MAGEHLRFGIFLAPFHPVGQNPTLAFQRDFELIEWLDRLGYDEAWIGEHHSAGYEIIACPEVFIAAAAERTRRIKLGTGVVSLPYHHPLMVADRIMQLDHQTRGRVMFGVGPGALPSDAFMMGIEVDRQRDMMDEALAALVPLLRGETVNMETDWFKLRNARLQLAPFTKPHIEIAVASQVSPAGARAAGKYGLSLLSLGATTTGGFNALASNWEICEGKAREHGQQVFRENWRLVGPMHIAETRDRARENVKFGLQAWLDYFREVAALPLAPEGPIDDAVDAMIASGLAVIGTPEDAIAQIYRLKEQSGGFGCFLQMAHEWADREATLRSYELFARYVMPEFQGAVAPPKASRDWAAANRTTFIGAAVQAIMAQIQRHAEEQQKQQAPGTESARKTGT from the coding sequence ATGGCCGGTGAGCACTTGCGGTTTGGCATTTTTTTAGCGCCGTTCCACCCAGTCGGTCAGAATCCGACATTGGCGTTCCAGCGTGATTTCGAATTGATCGAGTGGCTCGATCGCCTCGGGTACGACGAAGCGTGGATTGGGGAGCATCACTCGGCCGGTTATGAAATCATTGCTTGCCCCGAAGTGTTCATTGCTGCGGCCGCAGAGCGGACGCGCCGGATCAAACTCGGTACTGGAGTGGTTTCGCTGCCCTACCACCACCCGTTGATGGTGGCCGACCGAATCATGCAACTCGATCACCAGACACGCGGCCGTGTCATGTTCGGGGTGGGGCCGGGAGCGCTTCCCTCGGACGCGTTCATGATGGGCATCGAGGTGGACCGGCAGCGAGACATGATGGACGAGGCCCTGGCAGCGCTCGTACCGTTGCTGCGCGGGGAAACCGTCAACATGGAGACGGACTGGTTCAAGCTGCGTAACGCCCGATTGCAGCTTGCCCCATTCACCAAACCTCATATCGAGATTGCTGTCGCCTCTCAGGTCTCACCCGCAGGTGCCCGTGCGGCGGGCAAGTACGGTTTGAGTTTGTTGTCCTTGGGGGCGACCACAACCGGTGGGTTTAATGCCTTGGCTTCGAACTGGGAGATTTGCGAAGGCAAGGCCCGAGAGCACGGGCAGCAAGTCTTTCGCGAGAATTGGCGTTTAGTGGGCCCAATGCACATTGCCGAGACGCGAGATCGAGCGCGGGAGAACGTGAAGTTCGGCCTGCAGGCGTGGCTCGATTATTTTCGCGAGGTGGCGGCCTTGCCCCTCGCCCCTGAGGGGCCCATTGACGATGCAGTGGATGCCATGATCGCTTCCGGCTTGGCCGTGATCGGCACGCCGGAGGATGCCATTGCCCAGATCTATCGGCTGAAGGAGCAGTCGGGGGGTTTTGGCTGTTTCTTGCAGATGGCTCACGAATGGGCGGACCGAGAAGCCACTTTGCGGAGCTATGAGCTATTTGCCCGTTACGTGATGCCGGAATTTCAAGGAGCCGTCGCGCCACCAAAAGCTTCGCGCGATTGGGCCGCAGCTAACCGCACCACTTTCATCGGAGCTGCGGTGCAAGCGATCATGGCGCAGATTCAGCGCCACGCGGAGGAGCAGCAAAAACAACAGGCGCCCGGAACCGAGTCGGCCAGGAAGACTGGCACATGA